In Macaca thibetana thibetana isolate TM-01 chromosome 8, ASM2454274v1, whole genome shotgun sequence, one DNA window encodes the following:
- the LOC126960700 gene encoding LOW QUALITY PROTEIN: vomeronasal type-1 receptor 3-like (The sequence of the model RefSeq protein was modified relative to this genomic sequence to represent the inferred CDS: substituted 2 bases at 2 genomic stop codons), translating into MATRDVTIGVILLSQATVGFLGNCFLLYHYSFLYFTRCMLKSTDLILQHLTVANSLVILSKGVPQATATLGLKHFLSDIGCKFVLFSQSGRGVCMGTTCLLSIFQAITIGPTKSRWAELKLQAPRYTGAFTLLCWALNMLVNIVFLRSMTDKWSNKNNTWKRDLGYCCAVGNNRITGLVHIMLSXSYDVLCLGLTTWASSSMVFILHRHRQWVQHLHRTNLPPRSAPEFRVTQSILVLVSTFTSFCTLSSAFTPLLAKYPNPSWXLMNTSALTTACFPTVSPFVLMGNAQGIQVQLCLLWKD; encoded by the coding sequence ATGGCCACCAGGGATGTGACAATAGGAGTGATCTTATTATCTCAAGCCACAGTAGGATTCCTGGGCAATTGCTTTCTTCTTTATCATTATAGTTTCCTTTATTTCACCAGATGCATGTTAAAGTCCACAGATCTGATTCTCCAGCACCTGACTGTAGCCAACTCGTTGGTCATTCTCTCTAAAGGAGTCCCACAAGCAACGGCCACTTTGGGGCTGAAACATTTCCTCAGTGACATTGGGTgcaaatttgttttgttttcacagagTGGGCGGGGTGTGTGCATGGGCACCACCTGCCTCCTGAGTATCTTCCAGGCCATCACGATCGGCCCCACAAAGTCCAGGTGGGCAGAGCTGAAACTACAAGCTCCCAGATACACTGGGGCCTTCACCctcctgtgctgggcactgaaCATGCTGGTAAATATCGTTTTTCTTAGGAGTATGACTGACAAGTGGAGTAACAAAAATAACACATGGAAAAGAGATTTGGGATATTGTTGTGCAGTAGGTAATAACAGAATTACAGGATTAGTACATATAATGTTGTCATGATCCTACGATGTTTTGTGTTTGGGCCTCaccacctgggccagcagctccATGGTCTTTATTCTGCACAGGCACAGGCAGTGGGTTCAACACCTTCACAGGACTAACCTCCCCCCCAGGTCCGCCCCTGAGTTCAGAGTGACCCAAAGCATTCTTGTTCTAGTGAGCACTTTTACATCATTCTGTACCCTCTCCTCTGCCTTCACACCATTATTGGCTAAGTACCCTAATCCCAGCTGGTAGCTGATGAACACGTCTGCACTGACCACTGCCTGTTTCCCCACAGTCAGCCCCTTTGTCCTCATGGGCAATGCCCAGGGCATTCAGGTTCAGCTCTGCCTGCTGTGGAAGGACTAG